The following is a genomic window from Bordetella petrii.
GCACGGTATAAGGCGTGCACTGCGCGTTGGTCAGGTCAGAGGCGCCCGGCCCGATGGCGATGAAGGGCTTTTTCTTTTCGGCCGCGACGGCCGCCATCGCCAGGTTGGTGGCCGAGTTGGTGCCGCCCACCAGCATGTCGAGGCCTTCCTGGTCGAACCACTCGCGCGCGCGGCTGGAAGCAATGTCGGCCTTGTTCTGGTGGTCGGCCGTGACCAGTTCGATCTTCTTGCCGTTGATCTCGCCGCCCGCGTCGGCGATAGCCATGCGGATCGCCTCCACGCCAGCCGGACCGTCGATGTCGGAATACACGCCGGACATGTCTGTGATGAAACCGATGCGGATGACGTCGCCGGAGATGCCTTGCGCCTGGGCGGGTAGCCCGGCAAATCCCAGGCCGGCCAGGGCCAGCGCGGCAGTGATGTGATGCAGCTTCATGGGATGACTCCTTTGCTTCTCTGTGGGGATGCCGCCGGGGCGGCGAATGACAGGATTCCTATACGCCCAGCAATTCGTTGAGCGTATCCTGTTTCTCTTGAAGTTCACTGGCTTCGAAGTGCTCGACGATCTGCCCATGCTCCATGACGTAGAAGCGGTCGGACAGCGGGGCGGCGAAGCGGAAATTCTGCTCGACCATCACAATGGTGTAGCCGCGCTGTTTCAGCGCCGTGATCATGCGCGCGAGCGCCTGCACGATGACAGGCGCCAGGCCTTCCGATATTTCGTCGAGCAGCAGCAGGTTGGCGCCGGTACGCAGGATGCGCGCCACCGCCAGCATTTGTTGCTCGCCGCCCGACAGGCGCGTGCCCGGCGAGTTGCGGCGTTCGTGCAGGTTGGGGAACATGTCGTAGATTTCGGCCAGCGACATGCCGCCGCCCAGCGCGCCGCCCACCGCGGGCGGCAGCAACAGGTTTTCTTCGCACGACAGGCTGGCGAAGATGCCGCGCTCTTCGGGACAGTAGCCCACGCCCAGATGGGCGATCTTGTAGGTGGGCAGTTCGATGGCCTCGGTGCCGTGGATGCGCACCGAACCCTTGCGCGTGCCGGTCAGGCCCAGGATGGCGCGCAGCGTGGTGGTGCGGCCGGCGCCGTTGCGCCCCAGCAGCGTCACCACTTCGCCCTGCGCGACCCGCAGGTCGACACCGTGCAGGATGTGCGATTCGCCGTACCAGGCCTGTAGGCCGGAGATTTCCAGAGCCGGGGTGCTCATGCGTGTGCTCCTTGCAATTCCCCCTCGGTGGTGCCCATGTACGCCTGCATCACCGCGGGATGGCGCGACACTTCGGCGTAGGGCCCTTCGGCCAGCACGGAGCCCCGCGCCAGTACGGTGATGGTATCGGCGATGGAGGACACGACGTTCATGTTGTGCTCGACCATCAGAATGGTGCGGCCCTGGCTGACCCGCTTGATCAGCTGGGTGACGCGGTCGACGTCTTCGTGGCCCATGCCCTGGGTGGGCTCGTCGAGCAGCATCAGCTCGGGCTCCATGGCCAGCGTGGTGGCAATTTCCAGCGCGCGCTTGCGCCCGTAGGGCAGGTTGATGGTGGTTTCGTCGGCGAAGGCGCCCAGGTCGACCTGTTCGAGCAGCTCGCGGGCCGCGGAGTCGAGCCTGGACAGTTGCTTTTCACTGCGCCAGAAATGGAACGACAGGCCGGTCTTGCGCTGCAGGCCGATGCGCACGTTTTCCAGTACGGTCAGGTGCGGAAACACGGCCGAGATCTGGAACGAGCGAATGATGCCGCGTCGCGCAATCTGGGCCGGACGTTCGCCGGTGATGTCGTGCCCATTGAAGAAGATATGGCCCGACGTGGGGGCCAGGAACTTGGTCAGCAGGTTGAAACAGGTGGTCTTGCCGGCGCCGTTGGGGCCGATGAGTGCGTGGATCTGCCCGCGCTTGATGCGCAGATCGACTCCGTTGACGGCAACGAAGCCCAGGAATTCTTTGGTAAGGCCTTTTGTCTCCAGGATAATGTCATCCATATCCGCGCCACCAGCGTTATATTTTTTAAGAGTTGCCGGCGAGTATGCGGACCTATCCCTCAAAATGCCATGAGGGTTTTTCATAGGTATTGCGCTGCGGTATGGCCGATTGTCGGGCAGCCGACAATGCGCGCATGAACCCCTATTACAGCAGGGTCTTTTGCTTGAACTCGCAGAGGTCCGCAATGCCGCATTGCGGGCATTTCGGCTTGCGCGCCACGCAGACGTAGCGGCCATGCAGAATCAGCCAATGATGGGCATCTTGCATGTATTCAGCCGGTACAAATTTTTCCAGTTTGTGCTCGACTTCCAGCACGTTCTTGCCCGGCGCGATGCCGGTGCGGTTCGCGACGCGGAATATGTGGGTGTCCACCGCCATGGTGGGCTGGCCGAAGGCGGTGTTCAGCACCACGTTGGCCGTCTTGCGCCCCACCCCGGGCAAGGCCTCCAGCGCTTCGCGCGTCTGCGGCACCTCGCCGCCATGCCGTTCGAGCAACAGGCGGCAGGTGGCGACGGCGTTCTTGGCTTTGGTGCGGTACAGGCCGATGGTCTTGATGTACTCGGCCAGGCCGTCTTCGCCCAGCGCCAGCATGGCTTCGGGCGTGCCGTGGCGCGGGAACAGCTTGCGCGTGGCCAGGTTCACCGATTTGTCGGTGGCCTGGGCCGACAGCAGCACCGCGATCAACAGCTGGAACGGCGTGTCGTATTCGAGTTCGGTGGTCGGGTGGGGGTTGGCGGCTTGCAGGCGGGCGAAAATGGCCTGGCGCTTGGCGGCGTTCATGTGGGCGTGGCAGAGCGTCGGGCCCGGGCGCGGGCCAGGGCGGATTCGATGGCGGCGCGCTTGCGCGCATCGTCGCCCGAATGGGCAGGGGCCGGGCGGGGCGCGGCGGCGGGTTCGGCGGACGCGGCCATCAGGCGCGCGTTGTCGGCCGAGTCGCGCGCCAGCCGCGCCTGGCGGGCCTGGTGGCGCTGGCGGGCCGCCTGCGCGTCGGCGGCCGACCAGGCCCGGCTGGCCGGCGCCATATCAATGCAATCGACGGGGCAGGGGGCCACGCACAGGTCGCAGCCGGTACACCAGTCGGCCAGCACGGTGTGCATGCGCTTGTTGGCGCCCACGATGGCATCCACCGGGCAGGCCCGAATGCACAGCGTACAGCCGATGCAGTGGGCTTCGTCGATGCGCGCCACCGTAAGCGGGCCGGGCGCGCCACGCGTCAGGTCCAGTGGCAGCGCGGCCGTGTCCAGCAGCGCCGCCAGCGCGGCGATGCCGTCGTCGCCGCCCGGGGGGCAGCGGTTGATGGGGGCGTCGCCCGTGGCGATGGCCTCGGCGTAGGGCCGGCAGCCGTCGTAGCCGCACTTGGTGCACTGCGTCTGCGGCAGCAGGGCGTCGATACGGTCGGCAAGGGAAAGACAGGGCATGGAACGTGAAGCAGGTACGGGCCGGGGCGGCCCGTGTACGCCGGTACTATGCCTGGCGGATGAATTCCGCGATTTTAGGACAGATCATCTCGCGCCAGCGCCGGCCCGAGAAAATGCCGTAGTGGCCGCAGCCCGGTGCGGTGTAGTGACGCTTGCGGGCGGCCGGAATGCCGCGGCACAGGCCGATGGCCGCGCGCGTCTGCCCCTGGCCGGAAATATCGTCCAGTTCGCCCTCGATGCTGAGCAGGGCGACTTTCTTGATATCGGCCGGCCGTACGGCCTGGCCGCCGATTTCCCAGGTGCCGTTGGGCAGGCGGAATTCCTGGAACACCGTGCGGATGGTGTCCAGGTAGAACTCGGCGGGCATGTCCAGCACCGCGTTGTATTCGTCGTAGAAGCGCCGGTGCGCGGCCGCGTCGCTGTCGTCGCCGCGCAGCAGGTCCAGGTAGAAGTCGTAATGCGACTTCAGGTGCCGGTCGGGATTCATGGCGACGAAACCGGCGTGCTGCAGGAAGCCGGGGTATACGCGGCGCCCCGCGCCGGGGTAGCGGGCGGGCACGGTGTCGATCAGCTGGGTTTCGAACCAGGAGTAGGGCTTGGTGGTGGCCAGCCGGTTGACCTGGGTGGGCGACTGGCGCGGATCGATGGGGCCACCCATCATCACCATGCTGCGGGGCTGCAGCGGGTCGTCGTTGGACGCCATGAGGGCAATGGCGGCCAGCACCGGCACGGTGGGCTGGCATACCGATATGACGTGCACGTCGGGCCCCAGGTGGCGGATGAATTCCTGTATGTAATGTACGTAGTCGTCGAGGTGGAACGGGCCGTGCGACAGCGGCACCATGCGCGCGTCGAGCCAGTCGGTCACGTATACGTCGTGGGCGGGCAGCAGGGCGCGCACGGTGTCGCGCAGCAGCGTGGCATGGTGGCCGGACAGCGGCGCCACCAGCAGCACGCGCGGATCGGCGCGGCGCGCGGCGCGCTGGAAATGCAGCAGGCGGCAGAAGGGCTTTGCCAGCGCCACCGATTCGGTCACGCGCACCTCGCGGCCGTCGATGCGGGTAGACGGCAGGTTCCACGCGGGTTTTTGGTATTCCTTGCCCAGCCGGTGCATGAGTTCACAGCTGGCCGCCAGTTGCCGCGACAGGGGCGTGTAGGCCAGCGGACTGAACGGGTTGGAAAACAACTGCGAGCTGGCATCGGTGAATGCGGCAAAGGGCGTCAGGAAAGCCCGCTGCAGTTCGTGCAGGTGATACAGCATGTCGACGAAGATCCTAGGCTGGACGGTGACGGATTATTACCAACGCGTGTAAGGATATATCCAATCTGTCTGGCAATACGGTACCAATCGGGCCGATTCTGTTGTGAAAAAGCGACCGCCAGGGCGGCCGAGGGCCGGCCTACCAGTAGTTTTCGACGGCCAGGTTGCCGGGAATGCCGCGCCGGCCCGGGGCGAAGCCGCGTTCGGCCAGCAGCTTGCGGGCGTCGGACAACATGGCCGGATTGCCGCACAGCATGATCTTGGACTGCTGCGGGTCGAGGCTTGCGCCGGCCAGCTGTTCGAGACGGCCGTCGGCAATGAGCGTGGTCAACCGTTCCTGGGGCGCGCCGGGCAGGGCCTCGCGGGTGGCGATGGGCAGGTAGAGCAGCTTGAGGGGGTCTTGCTGGAAGTACGAGGCATAGGCGGGCTGCTTATGCCATTGCTGGATTTCGTCGCGGTAGGCAAGTTCGCTGGCCGTACGCACTCCGTGCACCAGGATGATGCGCCGGAAGGCCTGCCAGGTGGCCGGGTCGCGCAGCATGGACAGGTAGGCCGACAGTCCCGTGCCGGTGGCCAGCAGCCACAGGTCGCCGCCGGGGGCGAAGCGGTCGATGGTCAGGAAGCCGAACGGGTTTTTCTCGATGTACAGGGCGTCGCCGGGCTGCAGCCGGGCCAGCCGCGGGCTGAACAGGCCCTCGGGCACCACGATGGAATAGAACTCCAGCCAGTCTTCGTGCGGCGCCGACACCATGGAGTAGGCCCGCCATATGGTGGGCGGCGCGTCGGGCTCGTCGGCGGCCGGCAGGCCCACCCGGGCGAATTGCCCGGCCTGGAACCGGAATGCCGGGTCGCGCGTGACGCGTAGCGAGAACAGCTTGCCCGGCACCCAGGTATGAATCCCGGTGACGGTCTGGCGCGTGTACTTGGAATCGGTCATCAGCTAAGCAGGGCGGGCGCGGCGGCGGGCGGCGCCAGGGCCGGCCTATTTTTCCAGGTGTTGCAGCTTGTCCGGCACGCCGTTCCATTCGTCGGCGTCGGGCAGCGGCTTCTTGGCGCGGCTGATGGGAGCGAATTCGGGAGTGAGTTCGGCGTTCAGGGCAATGAACTGAACCTGATCCTGGGGGACGTCTTCTTCGGCATAAATGGCGTTGGCCGGGCATTCGGGGATGCAGACCGCGCAATCGATGCATTCGTCGGGGTCGATGACGAGGAAGTTCGGCCCCTCACGGAAACAGTCCACCGGGCACACGTCGACACAATCGGTGTACTTGCATTTGATACAGTTTTCGGTAACGACGTGGGTCATTCGGGAACTCCGCAGACAAGCAACAGCTTTTTAACCTTTGAAGGATTTTACCCATATGCGGCGGTGCGGGGCGACCATAACCCTTGCCGGGGTAGTGCCGTGGCCGGGCAGAGGCGGCGGGCTGCTTATGCTATGGTGTGACGAAACGAACCGCGCCCGAACCGCGCCATCATGATAATTACTTCGCTGCTCGACACCGACCTG
Proteins encoded in this region:
- a CDS encoding ABC transporter ATP-binding protein translates to MSTPALEISGLQAWYGESHILHGVDLRVAQGEVVTLLGRNGAGRTTTLRAILGLTGTRKGSVRIHGTEAIELPTYKIAHLGVGYCPEERGIFASLSCEENLLLPPAVGGALGGGMSLAEIYDMFPNLHERRNSPGTRLSGGEQQMLAVARILRTGANLLLLDEISEGLAPVIVQALARMITALKQRGYTIVMVEQNFRFAAPLSDRFYVMEHGQIVEHFEASELQEKQDTLNELLGV
- a CDS encoding ABC transporter ATP-binding protein; translated protein: MDDIILETKGLTKEFLGFVAVNGVDLRIKRGQIHALIGPNGAGKTTCFNLLTKFLAPTSGHIFFNGHDITGERPAQIARRGIIRSFQISAVFPHLTVLENVRIGLQRKTGLSFHFWRSEKQLSRLDSAARELLEQVDLGAFADETTINLPYGRKRALEIATTLAMEPELMLLDEPTQGMGHEDVDRVTQLIKRVSQGRTILMVEHNMNVVSSIADTITVLARGSVLAEGPYAEVSRHPAVMQAYMGTTEGELQGAHA
- the nth gene encoding endonuclease III; translation: MNAAKRQAIFARLQAANPHPTTELEYDTPFQLLIAVLLSAQATDKSVNLATRKLFPRHGTPEAMLALGEDGLAEYIKTIGLYRTKAKNAVATCRLLLERHGGEVPQTREALEALPGVGRKTANVVLNTAFGQPTMAVDTHIFRVANRTGIAPGKNVLEVEHKLEKFVPAEYMQDAHHWLILHGRYVCVARKPKCPQCGIADLCEFKQKTLL
- the rsxB gene encoding electron transport complex subunit RsxB: MPCLSLADRIDALLPQTQCTKCGYDGCRPYAEAIATGDAPINRCPPGGDDGIAALAALLDTAALPLDLTRGAPGPLTVARIDEAHCIGCTLCIRACPVDAIVGANKRMHTVLADWCTGCDLCVAPCPVDCIDMAPASRAWSAADAQAARQRHQARQARLARDSADNARLMAASAEPAAAPRPAPAHSGDDARKRAAIESALARARARRSATPT
- a CDS encoding polyhydroxyalkanoate depolymerase, which codes for MLYHLHELQRAFLTPFAAFTDASSQLFSNPFSPLAYTPLSRQLAASCELMHRLGKEYQKPAWNLPSTRIDGREVRVTESVALAKPFCRLLHFQRAARRADPRVLLVAPLSGHHATLLRDTVRALLPAHDVYVTDWLDARMVPLSHGPFHLDDYVHYIQEFIRHLGPDVHVISVCQPTVPVLAAIALMASNDDPLQPRSMVMMGGPIDPRQSPTQVNRLATTKPYSWFETQLIDTVPARYPGAGRRVYPGFLQHAGFVAMNPDRHLKSHYDFYLDLLRGDDSDAAAHRRFYDEYNAVLDMPAEFYLDTIRTVFQEFRLPNGTWEIGGQAVRPADIKKVALLSIEGELDDISGQGQTRAAIGLCRGIPAARKRHYTAPGCGHYGIFSGRRWREMICPKIAEFIRQA
- a CDS encoding ferredoxin--NADP reductase, with translation MTDSKYTRQTVTGIHTWVPGKLFSLRVTRDPAFRFQAGQFARVGLPAADEPDAPPTIWRAYSMVSAPHEDWLEFYSIVVPEGLFSPRLARLQPGDALYIEKNPFGFLTIDRFAPGGDLWLLATGTGLSAYLSMLRDPATWQAFRRIILVHGVRTASELAYRDEIQQWHKQPAYASYFQQDPLKLLYLPIATREALPGAPQERLTTLIADGRLEQLAGASLDPQQSKIMLCGNPAMLSDARKLLAERGFAPGRRGIPGNLAVENYW
- the fdxA gene encoding ferredoxin FdxA gives rise to the protein MTHVVTENCIKCKYTDCVDVCPVDCFREGPNFLVIDPDECIDCAVCIPECPANAIYAEEDVPQDQVQFIALNAELTPEFAPISRAKKPLPDADEWNGVPDKLQHLEK